The segment ATTCTATATCACTctgcttttgattcttttttttgcaAAGAAAGTGTGGAAGGAATATCTGAATCATTTCTacaacatattttgaaaaaatgagTCTAGGTCTCTATTGTTTCTTTGCGTTTACATTTGCGTTTGTGTTTCTAGAGAGACTTACACAATAAGATACTTTCGTCTTTCTTCTATCGTTCTAAGACACAAGTTGTCTAAGACACACTTTCACAGATTTCTAGGTAATTTTTGGACGATATTATCCTTACAAAAGGAAGAAACAAGTTGGTCTTTGTTGTTTGGTTCATATTAtcaagttaaatttttttattaatattttgtttatagaatcGTTAACTTTAGTTTGTGGCCATttgattgaatataaaaaacaagatctaaccattttattttttattttgtttatgatatattatttgttattattcGCCACCACAGCCTCCATCACATCCAGAAATCTTCCACATCCACAATATCCATTTCTATATCTACAACCTGTGTATCCACCATCTTTGTATCTACCATTTATGTATTCATAACCACCACAACTCCCAGTATCTACCGTCACCTCCACCACGCCATCCACTACCACCTCCGTATTCATAACCATAACAATCTTCATTCTTctatccaccaccaccacggcCTCCACCATCCTATTTTGCACCCTGAAATCTTCCGCATCCACTGTATCTTTTTCCGTATCCACAACTTCCGTATCCACCATCTTTGTATCTACCAGTTCCATAACCATAACCACCACAACTTTCACTCTTGTTCTACGATCTCCACCATGCTATCCACCACCACCGCCACATCCCACAGACCACCACCATTATATTCACACTCACGTCTTCCACCATCGCCTCTgtaaccaccaccacctccatcGCGGTATCCACCGTTTCCTCTACCACTACCTTCATGTCTTCCACCTCCACTGTATTCACTACCATCGAGATTTCTGGAtttgaaaattgaaattgaGATTCCATCGAAATATAGAAATCGAGAAAAGCGAAAGTGATAAAGAGTATTAGGGAataaccaccaccacctccactgCGGTATCCACCGCTTCCTCCACCGTATCCACCGCTTTCTCCACCGTATCCGCCACCATCTTCTCCACTTGAGTAGCCACATCCCACAAACCATCACCGTTGTATTCACACTCACATCTTCCGCCATCGCCTCCGTAACCACCACCGCCTCCATCTCGGTATCCACCGTTTCCTCTACCACCACCTTCACGTCTTTCACCTCCACTGTATTCACTACCATCGAgatttttggatttaaaaattgaaattgaaattcATCGAAACATAGAAATCGA is part of the Raphanus sativus cultivar WK10039 chromosome 5, ASM80110v3, whole genome shotgun sequence genome and harbors:
- the LOC108857687 gene encoding uncharacterized protein LOC108857687 codes for the protein MVVNTVEVKDVKVVVEETVDTEMEAVVVTEAMAEDVSVNTTVMVCGMWLLKWRRWWRIRWRKRWIRWRKRWIPQWRNLDGSEYSGGGRHEGSGRGNGGYRDGGGGGYRGDGGRRECEYNGGGLWDVAVVVDSMVEIVEQE